The nucleotide sequence GTTCTGGGCTCGTGGTGTCCGTTCTGGTTGTTGGCAGGCGATGGTTTTCGTGCTGGTGGCGTGTGTTTCTGGTCGTTGGCAGGCGAGGGTTTTCGTGCTGGTGGCGTCCGTCGGAGGTGATGCCTGTCCGCGCCGGCCCGGTCAGTCGGTCCGGCCCGCCGGGGCCGGACACCGCCTCGCTCACCTCGTCCGCCGGGCGTTCGCCGGTAGTGGTTCTGGCCGACGGCATCCGCGCCACGGCTCCCTTCGGTATCCGCTCGCTCTCCTTCCGACGGGCCGTCACGGACAGGCATCACCTCCGCCGGACTCCGCGGTGCCTTAATCACGGATGCCGGGGCGGGTTGGGTTCTTGGCGCTACGTAGGATGGGGCGTTCGCCGATGGAAGGTCTTGCCTTGCCCGTCGTTTTCGGGCCGCCCTGCGCGGCCCAAAAACGCCTACACAGGCGGAGCATGCGGTGGTTGCTGGTAAGGCCTTGGTTGCTGGTAAGGCCACGGTTTCTGGTAATGCGGTGGCCGGGGAATCGGAGTGGAACCTAGGCCCGCGCGGGGAGGGGTAACAAGTCGGTGTGGCGGGCCGCCAGCCGGCCCGCCACACCGTAGGCACCGTGCCTTGCCACGGATGCCGGATAGGTGCGGCCGAGAGCTAGGTACGAGCCGTACTCCGTCATATCGACGAATCGGTCGTGCCGACGTGGGTGTATCAGCAATACGGCAACGGTATCGCGCCTACGCCGCTTCAATGTGCTGTGTCGATATCACGCGCGTCCGCCAGAGTTTGATAGCGTAGACCTGGGACCTGAGACCTGAGGCCTGAGACCTGGGACCTGGGATCTGAGACCTGGAACCTGAAACCTGAAACCTGAAACCTGAAACCTGAGACCTGAGACCCGAAACCTGAGACCTGAGACCCGAGACCCGAAACCTGAAACCTGAGACCTGAGACCTGAGGCCTGAAACCTGAGACCTGAAGCCTGAGGCCTGAGGCTGTGTGAGTCTGTGAGATCGTGAGTCTGTGGTGAGGTGCCGGAGCCTGTGGACCTGTGAGCCTGTGAGCCTGTGAGCCTGTCAGTAATCCTGTGTTTTGCGCTCCTCATGATTCCGAATCGCAAGCCTCGCGTCACTGGCTTCGATGGCAAGACCATCGCGCTGGAGGCTCGCAAGATGACGGTGCCGCAATCCAGGGCTTCGTGGTTGAGCAGTCCGGCATCCAGGTTTCACCAGAGACCATCAGTCCGATGACCGACGCGGCCAGGGAACAAACGAAATTTCCGACGCCCTTCCCATGCCAGCATCCGTGGCAAGGCACGGTGCCTACGGTGTGGCGGGCCGGCTGGCGGCCCGCCACACCGACTTGTTACCCCTCCCCCGCGCGGGCCTAGGTTCCACTCCGATTCCCCGGCCACCGCATTACCAGAAACCGTGGCCTTACGAGCAACCGTGGCCTGACCAGCAACCGAGGCCTTACCAGCAACCACCGCATGCTCCTCCTGCGTAGACGTTTTTGGGCCGCGCAGGGCGGCCAAAAAACGACGGGCAAGGCAAGACCTTCCATCGGCGAACGCCCCATCCTACGTAGCGCCAAGAACCCAACCCGCCCCGGCATCCGCGATTAAGGCACCGCGGAGTCCGGCGGAGGTGATGCCTGTCCGTGACGGCCCGTCGGAAGGAGAGCGAGCGGATACCGAAGGGAGCCGTGGCGCGGACGCCATCGGCCAGAACCACTACCGGCGAACGCCCGGCGGACGAGGTGAGCGACGCGGTGTCCGGCCCCGGCGGGCCGGACCGACTGACCGGGCCGGCGCGGACAGGCATCACCTCCGCCGGACGCCACCAGCACGAAAACCGTCGCCTGCCAACGACCAGAAACACACGCCACCAGCACGAAAATCATCGCCTGCCAACGACCAGAACACACGCCACCAGCACGAAAACCATCGCCTGCCAACGACCAGAAACGGACACCACGAGCACGAAAAACCCTAGCCAGCCGACAGAGCCCGAACCGACGCCATAAGTACGCAACGTTGCCTGCCCAACGCCCCCAATGGATCAGCATCGCCCCCCGCCCGGCCGCAATCCGAAACGCACTGCCACTGCATCAGCACGACCGCCGCCTTATTTCCCCCGCAATCCCGAAATCGTCAGCCGTGGCGACAATGCATCCTGGCTGACCCGCAGCTCCAGCAGAGCCGGCTTGCCCGCGCCCCGCGCACGTTCGAAGGCGGCAGGAAAGTCCTCGGTCCGCTCGACGACTTCTCCATGTGCCCCATAGGCCCGCGCCATCGCCGCGAAATCCGGATTCTGCAGTTCGGTGGCGCACACCCTGCCCGGATAGTGCCGTTCCTGGTGCATCCGGATGCTGCCGTACATCCCGTTGTTCACCACGATGACCAGGATGTTCAGCCCATACTGCACGGCGGTCGCCAGCTCCTGCCCGTTCATCAGGAAGCACCCGTCGCCCGCGAAGCACACCACGGTGCGGTCAGGATGGGCCAGCTTGGCCGCCACCGCCGCCGGCATGCCATAGCCCATCGTTCCGCTCGTCGGAGCCAGCTGCGTCCGTAACCCGCGATACTGGTAGAAGCGCTGCACCCATAGCGTGTAATTGCCGGCGCCGTTGGTCACGATAGTGTCGGGCGGCAATTGCTCGCGCAGGAAGACCATGACCTGCCCCATATCGACGGGCCCCGGCATCGGTCCCGGCCGCAGATTGTCCAGGTAGTCTTCGCGCGCCTGCCGCGTCCAATCGCGCCACGGCGCCGGCGAAGCGGGCGCCGGCAGCGCCGCCGCGGCAGCCGCGAATGCCGGCATCGCGGCGTTCATGATGACGTCGGCATGGTAGACATGGCCCAGTTCTTCCGCATCGGCATGAATATGGACCAGCGTTTGCGCGGGCCGGGGCACGTCCAGCAGGGTATAGCCGTTGGTGGTGGTCTCCCCCAGCCGGGCGCCGATCGCCAGGATAAGATCGGCATCCTTGATGCGCTGCGCCAAACGCGGATCCATGCCGAGTCCCGCTTCTCCCACGTAGTTCGCGTGGCGGTTGTCCAGCAGGTCCTGGCGCCGGAAGGCGCAGGCCACCGGCAGGTCGTAGGCCGTGGCGAAGGTGGCCAGGTCCTCGCTGGCCTGGCGTGTCCATCCGCCTCCGCCCAGGATGGCCAGGGGCCGCCGGGCTCGGGCCAGCCGCTCGCGCATCTCTCCCATCGCCTCGGCGGACGGGCAGGCCTGCGCCCGACGGAATGGCAGGCTGTCGGCGACGGTCGCGCTTTCCGCCAGCATGTCCTCAGGCAAGGCCAGCACCACCGGACCGGGCCGACCGGAAGTCGCCACATGGAATGCACGATTGATGTATTCCGGGATGCGCGCCGCGCTGTCGATCTGGTCCACCCACTTGGCGATGTGGCCGTACATATGACGGTAGTCGATCTCCTGCCACGCCTCGCGGCCCATGCAGTCGCGCGCGACCTGGCCGATGAACAGGATCAGCGGCGTCGAGTCCTGCCGCGCGGTGTGCACGCCGATGCTCGCGTTGGTGGCGCCCGGGCCGCGCGTGACGAAGCAGATGCCGGGCTTGCCGGTCAGCTTGCCGTGCGCCTCCGCCATATGGGCCGCCCCACCCTCCTGGCGGCACACCACCAGCCGGATGGCATCGCGCGCGTCGTGGAAGGCGTCGATGGCCGCCAGGAAACTTTCGCCCGGCACGCAGAACGCCGTGTCGACGCCATGGATGCGCAGCGCATCGATCAGGATCTGGCCGCCGGTGCGGGATACGGGCGAGGTGGGAGTCATTGCGTCTTCTCCATTCAATAGTCAGTGCGGCCGTATGCAGGATCCGCGGCGTCGTGCGCCGAGCTGCCGCGGTGCCTGCCGCATTCGATGCTATCCGCGATGTCGCGGGCCATGCTTGCGTCGCGGCCGTCGGCGAGACTGGATGCGCCGGCATGGCCGGCATTGTCGCGGCTGACCGCCGGCGGCCCTGACAGGCTGACGCCATGCGGCGCGGAAGCGGGCGCCGGCGCCGGCGCCGATGCCGGTCCCAGTGCCGGTGCCCAGGCCGGAACATCGGCGCGGCACAGGAAATCCTGCCCCAGGCCAGCCACGTCCGGGCAACCCAGCAAGGCCAGGTCGACGTCGATCTCGCGCCGCAGCAGTTCCAGGGCGTGGGCGACGCCGCGTTGCCCGCCGGCGGCCAGGCCGTAAAGGGCGGGCCTGCCGACGAAAGCCGCATCGGCGCCCAGGGCCAGGGCCTTCAACACGTCCGTCCCGCGCCGCACGCCACCGTCCAGGATCAGCGTCAGCCCCGGCGCGGCGGCGGCGATGGCGGGAAGCGCGTCCAGCGACGCGATGCTGCCGTCCAGTTGGCGGCCGCCGTGGTTGGACACGAAGATGCCGTCCAGGCCCAGGGCGCGGGCTGTGGCCGCGTCCTGCGCGCGCAGCACGCCCTTGACCAGCAGGCGGCCGCGCCATCGATCGCGGATCCAGGCGATCTCCTGCCATGTCATCGCGGCACGTCCGGCGCGGTGGTCGCCGCGCGCGGCGGTGATGATGGGCCCGCCCCGCTCCGCCGTGAAGTTCTCGAAATGCGGGATACCCTGGCGCAGCAGCGTACGCGCGAAGGTCCGCAGCGCCCAGCGCGGACGGATGGCGCCTCCCCACAGCAGGCGCGGGCTCAGGCGCAGCGGGATGCTGAAGCCATTGCGCAGCTCGTTCTCACGGGTGGAGGCGATGGGTACATCCACCGTCACCACCAGAACCGGGACGCCAGCCCGCTCCAGCCTTTGCAGCAAGGGCGCGATGACCTCGCGGCGCGCGGGCAGGTAGCCTTGGTACCACATGTCCGGATTGGCGGCGGCGACCCGCTCCAGGGGCGTCGTGGACGCCGCGCTGAGCACGAAGGGGACCTGCGCGGCGCGCGCCGCCTGGGCCAGCGCCACGTCGCCGTCGAAAGCGCACAGGCCGACCACGCCCATGGGGCTGATGCCGATGGGCGACGCGTAGCGCACGCCGAACAGCTCCACCGCCTGGGTGCGGACCGACACGTCGACCAGCGGTCGGGGCAGGAAGCGCCAGCGGTCGTAGGCATCGCGATTGGCGCGCAGCGAGGCGTGATCCTCGCTGGCGCCGCTGACGTAGCCGTAGATGCTGGGCGGCAGGCGGCGCCGGGCGGCGTCCGCCAGGTCGGCGATGGACAGGGCCGATTCCACGGGCATGCGAGTTCCTCTTTGCACGGCGCGCTGCGCCGGTTCAGCTGCCGCGGAAGGCCGGCGCGCGCTTGCCGTGGAAGGCCTCGACGCCTTCGCGGAAATCGTCGCTGCTGCGCAGCCGGCTATAGCAATGGCCTTCGAGCTCGATGGACGCCGACAGCGAGGCGTCCTCCGTGTCGTTCAGCAGCTTCTTGGCCGTGCGTTGCGCCAGGGGCGAAAAGCCCACCAGCTCGGCCACCAGGCGGTCGGTGGCCGCTTCCAGTTCGCCGTCGGGCACGATCTCCGTGGCGATGCCCCAGTCATAGGCCTGCTGGCCGGAAATGCGGCGCGAGCGCATCACCACGTCCTTGGTCCGCGTGATGCCCACCATCTTCTGCAGGCGCGCCGAACCGCCGGAGCCGGGA is from Bordetella bronchialis and encodes:
- a CDS encoding thiamine pyrophosphate-binding protein, with protein sequence MTPTSPVSRTGGQILIDALRIHGVDTAFCVPGESFLAAIDAFHDARDAIRLVVCRQEGGAAHMAEAHGKLTGKPGICFVTRGPGATNASIGVHTARQDSTPLILFIGQVARDCMGREAWQEIDYRHMYGHIAKWVDQIDSAARIPEYINRAFHVATSGRPGPVVLALPEDMLAESATVADSLPFRRAQACPSAEAMGEMRERLARARRPLAILGGGGWTRQASEDLATFATAYDLPVACAFRRQDLLDNRHANYVGEAGLGMDPRLAQRIKDADLILAIGARLGETTTNGYTLLDVPRPAQTLVHIHADAEELGHVYHADVIMNAAMPAFAAAAAALPAPASPAPWRDWTRQAREDYLDNLRPGPMPGPVDMGQVMVFLREQLPPDTIVTNGAGNYTLWVQRFYQYRGLRTQLAPTSGTMGYGMPAAVAAKLAHPDRTVVCFAGDGCFLMNGQELATAVQYGLNILVIVVNNGMYGSIRMHQERHYPGRVCATELQNPDFAAMARAYGAHGEVVERTEDFPAAFERARGAGKPALLELRVSQDALSPRLTISGLRGK
- a CDS encoding alpha-hydroxy acid oxidase; amino-acid sequence: MPVESALSIADLADAARRRLPPSIYGYVSGASEDHASLRANRDAYDRWRFLPRPLVDVSVRTQAVELFGVRYASPIGISPMGVVGLCAFDGDVALAQAARAAQVPFVLSAASTTPLERVAAANPDMWYQGYLPARREVIAPLLQRLERAGVPVLVVTVDVPIASTRENELRNGFSIPLRLSPRLLWGGAIRPRWALRTFARTLLRQGIPHFENFTAERGGPIITAARGDHRAGRAAMTWQEIAWIRDRWRGRLLVKGVLRAQDAATARALGLDGIFVSNHGGRQLDGSIASLDALPAIAAAAPGLTLILDGGVRRGTDVLKALALGADAAFVGRPALYGLAAGGQRGVAHALELLRREIDVDLALLGCPDVAGLGQDFLCRADVPAWAPALGPASAPAPAPASAPHGVSLSGPPAVSRDNAGHAGASSLADGRDASMARDIADSIECGRHRGSSAHDAADPAYGRTDY